The genomic DNA TACAGTTGATCTTTGCATCGTGGTGCCACACGTTTTCTGCTGCTGCGCAAACGCATTCCCAGTGAACACAGCCAGTTCCTCTATGCAGTGTGACTGACCATTTACAGACAGCTCTGAACTCTGTACACATGTGTCGAACCAAAAGGTTCGCCTTTTCAAATACACCATATAAAGCAAAACAACTTGtcaaagaagacaacaaaagatAATTAAAGATAGAACATAATTAAAACAAGAAACAAACCTACTGCACAACTTCATTTCAAGAAAACTATCAGTGTTATATTGTTTACAGTATACACATTTTATTCTTTCAggcattaaattaaataaatatttattacatAACTGTTCAGAAGATTTAACAACTTTCATTGAGGTTAACTAGTCTGATCAATACTAGTCAGACTGGAGAGGGCATCAGCACACATGGACATTTGTAGCACACATGGACATTTGTATCCCACATGTATCAATTTTTTTGGACgaacattacattttttttttatttagttaagaaatcaAAAATGGAGGTTGTTTTACACCCATAAACTCCTAATAACACTAAAATACATGAGGAGGCAGAGTTTACAAGGACAATATTGTGTGGATGGAAAGGTTTATTTTTTGGACAAATATGCCCTTACATTTTTCTCCAAGATTAAATATAACCTGATATGACTAGTAACCTCTAGGTCAGATGTTCAACATGACATAAAATAGTAATGTTTACAGCCCTGACAACAAACCCTGAATACAGTGTCATTTATAAGAAACGCATACAGAGGGTTCAAGGTGAGCAGGTTGTGTTACTTCTGTTATACAGGTGTATCAGTACTGGGAGAGTGTTTACACTGTGTTTACCTGGACAGCAGTGCCGCACAGCCGTGACTCCTGGAAGGAGAAAGATGAACACAGGAGGAGCGCTGGGGTTCACCTCGGTGCCAAGATGAGCTCATAATGCGTTAGCATCTCATTTTCAGTCTGGAAAATATGTAAAGCTACCAACTTTGTGATATGACTCAGTTTCTCCTTGTCGACATTGTGAAAGTACAGGTTTACTATTGCTGTCGGCCTGAATTGTGGTCTTTGTCCTGAGAGCCAGTGATTCTGGCAACAGCTTGAGAATGCTATtaatgaattattatttttaaatgccAATTCAGTACAAATAAAGTTTTATGTTCTCAAAAAACATACTTAATGTACACTTTTTTAGGCATAGCCATCCACATGGGAGAGAAACATAAAGCAACTCGCACCAAATATTTGGTTAGGATTCTCCCCACTACATTTCCCATAGTGCCATGGGACAGGTCTGAAATGGAGTGTGTCACTTTACACTTTACAGGCAGTAGCTGACATGAGCGTACAAACACGAATACATATTGCTGACTGATTGACCAACGTCAGTCCTAACATTGTTAGCTTTCAGAAGTCAGAGCTTAACCCTCTTATGTCTTTGGGGTTAATCTGGTCACCACAGATCCTGCAGGAAATCTTTGCAGTTTTAAACGCAGGTGcatgaaacgtgtgtgtgtccacatcaGACCCTGCCTGGGGTAGCGTGCCCTTCATTGGGCCTTTTTGGTGCGGCGAGCGATCGCGGTCCAGGCTGCCGTGGGCCGCCTCCCTCTTCCCACTCCAGCACAGGCTGGGCGGGTCTGCCTGCTCCTCCACTTCCTGTCTGCAGTCAGAACTCTCCTCCATCCCAGGGGCCTGTGCTTCAGCACAGCAGTAAACGAGACACAGGCTCCAGCTGACCACCGCCGGCCAGGACGTCCGATGCGCCCGGGTTACCTGCATGACCAGAGCGCAGTGTGGGAGTGAAGGGTTTTAAAGGGGGGCCGGGCGCGGGTTCTACGCGGCCGTAGACGCCAGTGGGCGGGTATGCACCGCTCACCTCTCACGGACAGGGAGGGCCGTGTTGCTGTTCAGGAAGGAGAGCTGCTGCTCCAGACTGCACACACGGAATGCCAGATAacaggatgagaggatgaggaggatgatTCTGCAGGAGACGAGCAGAGACACAGTCAGAATAAGGTCGGCCCATCTGGACCCTCTAAAAAAATAACCAAAACAATATTCTGAAATTATTTCAACTTTTCCAAAAGTGGATGTTGGAGTTCAATGAATTTGCACATGAATGTGCACAAGGAGGAAGCTTTAAACAACACAGAACctcttaaataaaaaaatgattCAATACAACAATAAGAAAGTGCTGAGTTGCAAGCACAGCACAGCATCCTGCGAGGTGCCCTGTGTGAGCAGACAGTCAGTGAGGCACAAAGGCAGACAGGATGTGCCAAACTCACAGCAGGATGAAGAACTTCAACAGGTGCTGCTCCAGCTGGCCCAGTTCTGGTACCGGCTCGGCGAGAAGGATCTTACTGGCCTCCAGACTGCTGTctgcacacagagcacacaacacacagcgtGGGCTGGGGCCCAAAGCCACGGCatgagaggacacacacacacacacacacacacacagagcatggCAAAGATCACAGCTTAATCGTTCTGCAACAAAATTGATAAAATCTTATGTTTGCTTATCTATAAAGGAATTTGCAAAAACTAGCACATTGCAAGAAACAAATACAGCTTATAATCGGTCTGTTCTATCCACTGCAAGGTCTGATCTATCCACTGCAAGGTCTGATCTCTCCACTGCAAGGTCTGATCTCTCCTAGTATCACCCCAACTCCATCCCTCTCACACATTGGAAAACTTCAGGTGTTCACACAGGCACCAAGCAAGAAGCACACATCAATCAATAAGTGAACTAACCTGGTCATGTCTGAGGAAAGTTTATTCACTTACACTTATTAAATAAATCCATCTTTATTATTTGATAGTAAACAGTAAAGAGTAAAGAGAACACAAACTGCTCCTGGCCTAACAGAGTGCCCCCTTGTGGAAGAAAGCCCCCATCACTAATTAACATTACAAGCATTGCTGTGATATTCTACTACGTAAACACAAAttccatggtatattttataaacaaagaaaatataaaTGCTCACATGAATCCCACAACCATAGCATACCTGCTTAACAGTACATCCATTGCCTTCACAGGATCTCTTGACTACAAGAGACCATAGAAGAAACATTTTCATGCAGAAACAGCGATTTCTGTCTCTGAAGTGGCGGTTCCTGGTAATTCTTCACGTTCTCAATGTGGTTTATCAGTATACTATGTGTTGAAGCCATAGCAGTGTATAGCATTTTGGGTTTTATTCAGTCCCAGTATTGTATCCAGTtgattgttcatttgtttaagTGCGTTTTATGACATGATGGCGCAGTGCTGGGCAATATAACAGATTTGCGATAAAAATGTATGTGGATAACGATACTTCTTGACATTTTTACTCGATAAGGACAGATGTAACAGATGTAGTTCTGCTGTGTGATATGCTGCTACATCCTGCCACAGAACATAAATAAACGTGGCAATAGCCAGTCAGTCAGGTTTTTGCACGTCAAAGTAAAAGCCTGTTTCTACGCCATACGTTGGTCtcaaaaatacgacaaatgagtGGGACCAGCGATGTCACGAAAGTGAAAGAGACCTAGCGATATTCTCCAAGGCTGACAGAACTGTCGACAAAAACGCATCAATTATATCAAAATGGTTTTGATTTTTGTAAAGCGATGGAGCAGATTAGCGCAGACGTTAGTCGGTTCAAACCGACTAGATGGGAAACATCAAATCTTTTACACAGCGACCACACACTGTGTGAAAATGCAGCCTAGTGGATCTATACCAGAGGGCTATACCAAAACAATAATAATTCATGTAGTATTTTGTGGCCATTACTCCCGTCCCGATACGAAAATCGATTTAAAAGATTAGAATATAACAAGCACAGTTTCAAGATTATCAGTTTAAGTATAGATGTTGCATTTACATTTTGCACGTTTTACTCGTTTCTGTTTAAAACGAGAGATGTTTGAGAGATATGAAACCACTATCTAATGTTACCTAttaaaaaaaagtgttatggctGTCTACAGGAGAAACACTGCTGTCGTCTTCCTGCTCCCACCACACCTGCGTTTGCCCTCGGCCTCGGTCGCCCTCTTGAAATGGAAACACatttcacatatatatatataatttattttctTGTAGCAAACTAAACCACTGTCAAGGCGGTAATGAGGCAAAGTCTGCTGCTAGTGTAGGTGAAGCTCTTTTCTACAGTATTTGAGGGCCGTTCCACCAACTGGTTTCTCTCTAATTAATTCCACAGTAAATTGATACTGGATCCAGTCACCCAAAACAACCCAACTGTGGCTCTGagaacatttttaaaatatgtctCTTTTTGACCACATGCTGAAAGCCACTGTAAGCGTGTATCTTGTGGCCTCTCACTCACCCTCCAGGGGCTTGGCAGGCTTGAAGGGCACCTCTATGGCACTCAGGCTGTTGCTGGAGTTTCCTAGCAGGtcgggcagtgaggaggagacgGCTGCTGTTGGGGGAGCCCTCCACTTCAGCACCGGGGCGAAGCCGTCCACAGCCACAGGGTACTCGTCTGGGACCGGGTAGCCGTCCTGCACAAACACGCGTGCGTCAGGGAGGGCGGATGGAACTTACACAAAGGCACCCACTCAGACatgctcgcacgcacgcacgcacgcacacacacacacacacacacacacacacacacacacacacacacacacacacacacacacacacacacacacacacacagtgaaatgaCAGAGAACGTGGAGCCACCTGATCTAATGTTTTATTTACGAGGTCCAGGGTCCTCTACAGCTGAAGAGCTACAACAGCTCCGTCATTAACTTTTAACGACGGAACACAATAACATTCTTACGTAACATGTGATGATAATCCAATTACTAATTCATCACTGTGAAGCTTTCTATGCTAAACTATACTTTTGTATCGTATCTAGTCTGTGTCAACACACCTGTGCCTTAGAGGAAAAAATTAACTCTGTGTCACTCTAGTGGCTATGTAACATATATCTGTACAATGCCCAGGGGCAGGAATCCAGGAGCAGAGACTTACCAAAGCCAAACAGCTGGGTTCCTCTATATATTGCTTGAAGCTGAGACTCTTTTTGCCATTGACCTTAATGAGGTAAGACATCAGAAATGGGTTTAGTACAGAACAAGCCAGGTGCATGCCATTTACCACACACAAGTCCTGTTCAAACTCTCCTGAAGGGGGACGGGGGCCAAAATCACCTGAAgggggggtgtcaaactcacctgaactgggggggggggtgtcaaactcaCCTGTAAGTGTGTGCAGATTCGCCGCAGCACGTCATACACACTGTCTCTGGACagcagagacacaaacacatactgaGGGAGAGGACACAAAGACACAGAAAGCATGTCAGTGCTACGGCAAAACAcatcaggaacacacacacaggtatcatAAAATTTAATACAGTCATTAATGATCTCATATATGGGAAAAGCATTCGCAGACCATCAGAAACAGATCATATTATATGAGGGAGGAGGCTTAAAGGATTAAAAAACAGTGTACTgtaaggtatatatatatatatatatatatatatatatatatatatatataaagattaAAAAAACCAACTACCAGCTTTTGGGTTTTAACACCACATCCCTTAATCCACCTCTGTTCCCACACCAGGCCCAGCCCAGACGCACCTTCTGGCTGGTGTCTGTGGTGATGGCCAGGCCGTTGGGGACCAGGCCCGCTGTCCTGTGCTTCTTCACCAGCCGCACGGACACCACAGGGATGGCCACCTGCGTgaagagacagaggcagagctGGGGATTAACGAAAGACAGTCAACTAAACGGATaagaaggagaagagaggagaggagaagagaggagaggaggtgcaAGGGCAAAAGTATCAGGTAATGAACTCTGTGCTGTGTTCTTGTTAATTGATCCTCAGATCCTCAGCTCTAAATCCACACCGTTTCCTGCCGCCTTagcaggagaggagagtgttcggaataaaataaatacattcatacaTTCGCTTGTCCAGCGTAACATAATCCAGACTAAATAACACAAGAGACAAAAGGGCCATGTAACATTATCTGTGTCCAACATAGCTAAATATCCATGTGTTGTCACCTATTACAGCTTCTAAAATTACCACATTTTTCAATCGCCCATTGTCCTTAACCATGCGAGGTACGAAAGCTGCAGATGGGAGATGGGACTGGCAGCATGTTTTGACTTGTTGGCACTTCATGGCCCTAGTGGGTACACGTGATGGCCCCCCAGTCGGGGGCCTCGGGGGAGGGCGAGCGGGGGCTGTTGGTGCAGGGTGCCCACTCACCTTAAAGTCCTTGCCAAAGAGGTTGGTGTAGAAACACAGCCAGTTTCTGGATATGTAGAGTCTTCCCTGCAGTAGGATGTCCCGCAGCAGGGCGCACGAGTACACTGGGGAGGGCGCAAGGGCGCAAGGGCACTTAGCCACCGATCAAGCACAAGGCAGCGGGCACTTTCAAGGAAGAGTCACAGGAGCCTTATGGCCTCAGGTACAGAAGCGAAGGAACAGGAGTTGCATATTTCACAACAGCAGGTCTAATTAGAGTTTTAGGCTTTAGTATAAAGAGCGTAAATAACAACCACTCACGGAGTCTAGCACAGACGCacgagcagacacacagacaagagCATCGGTGGAGAGAGCATGCCGAGACCGGCTTACCTTTCATGAGGAGCTCGTCAGTGGGCACGTTCTGGAAGATCTTGTGGTACTGGGAGTTGTACTTGTTCACCGTCTGGGGAGCAgaggaggcagggagggaggTGAGCTCCTGCCCACAGCCCCTGCGTAGCCTGTTCCTGTCTCGGAGCGGCCGCGAGCTCTGCACCAAGCTCAGCATGCTGACACAACACTAAACAGCCCATGCACTCGGGCTGCGCATCACCTCCAGCTGagctgcgtgcgtgcgtgcgtgcgagcctTTCTCCAGTGTCCAGGGCCACTCGAGCCAAGCTGgctatctctctccttctgtgaACCGATCCTGTCTGCTGGCTTTGGTTTCACAAGAGTCACTTTAACAATTAAAGCGCTCTCGCTCACCCGCACGCCGTCTTtcccgccctctctctctctctctctctctctctccccctccctctctctctcagcctgccaCAGACCCGCTGTAGATTCTCCCACAGCACCTCAGCGGAAGGAGCTTGCAAGCTTGCACTAGCTTATCTACCCACGCCCAAGTTTGCCTTCGCACTTCCTGCGCCGACACCGTGGCGATGCGCACCACAGCCGCTCGACAACATTCACAATCTGTCTGGGCTGAGGCAGCCGGCCAAGTCATCCGTTAATGCATAACCCCAACGTTGCACAACCTGGATTTGCGTGTAACCATTCAATGCTTTACGTATACGCGAGGTTTATGGGCGATAATCAAGGATTAGGGTCAACACCGATAACGGTAGACAGGGGGGGTTTCACGATGCTTAAATACTCGTTGGCCTTGAACCATGCTTTAACAACTTCCTAAAACTGCTACTGTGTACCAGCAGGTCCATAAATGGCCCTTTATCGGAGAGTGTTGAGATTTGGATGACACCAAAGCCCACAGAAGCTCAAGACTTAGATAAGAGTAATCATCTCATCATACAAcagcaacaataataataattattattattacgtcTTATGTTGAAATACTTTGAAAATATCAAAATGCTTCCTAACAAGACAGAGGTCACAGCTGAGAAGATATGATATTATGGTACTCACCGACCCTCTGTAGCATTTCTTGATGTCCTCATAGGAGAGGTCATCAATCAGCTGCACCCTGAAAGGGAAAGGATCAAATTTGGCTCGCAGTGCAAAGATGTCATTTAGCTACTAATACAAACACAACTAATGCAACAAACATCATCTTCATCAGTGCTTTTCATCCCAACCCCCTGGGCCGGTCTCAAAGTCAGAGCAAAAACGTGGAACCATCTGTGGGGCTTCCAGGACTAGACTGGACATCATTGGTCTAGACTGTCATATTTCGAATGATACTGGTGAGTAATGCTTCTGCCCTTTATTATGGATTCCAGCTGAAGGTTTTATACAAGCCCCTATGACAGCTGAAAGGCACCCGTGAAAACCAATAAAACTGAATCACAACCTGGCCCTCACACCCTTGCCTATTAAACCAGTCATAATACGGAACATGGCTGTGAACTCCTAAGATATGACCCTGCTGGCATTAAAGCAGTTATATGAGACCCAGCAACAATCTTGTTACTCTTCAAATTAACTCGGACActgttggacacacacacacaaacgctcaCCGCTCCTATTACCCTAGACATGGAGATGAGCCTCTCCAATTAGAATAATCAGGACAGACCTCACTGGAGCTTAAGACTCGAGTTCAAACGGTGTCTACCGGTCACATCATCTGAAATCAAGCCCGCATCAGACTCCGCAGTATTATGGGGGGGATCTTATCTTATTGTTTGCAATATCATATCATCAACATATCAAGGAACAGGATTGTTTTGAAGAAAACAACTGaaataaaagaataaataaataaagacaaaaaATTATTGTATGTtcattaaaaaaagtaatttgcAGCTATAACCACTTGAAGGGACAACTGCTGTAGACAGGTCACAGAAAATTAGTTAAGAAGTGAAAAAAGAGCAAAAAAAAATCTTGCCAATTCTTGTGAATCacattttatcattttttttaatcacattttattttatctttcaACTTTCCACAAACTGCGCACCACACCCAAAAAAGGCATTTTTGCTGCTTTCGTTCTGTCTCACTAAGGAACTGTTAGTAACTTTgcatgaacatacacacacaaccaatttCCCCCTATATAGTGTCAACAAGAGTATCAACTGAACAAGATATTTCACATTAAAGCACCAGTAGGTAACTTATAAAAATATCTGTTATGTTTTCTAAAACTGTCACGATGTCCGCACAGTGAGTACACAAGACAGataatcttaaaaaaaaaatctgcccCTTCTGGCCCAACCAACTTAAGCAGCCTCTTCTGGGTCCACCCACTCCTCTTAATCAGGCTGTTCTGGCTCCACCCACTCCTCTTAATTAGCCTGTTCTGGCTCCACCCACTCCTCTTAATCAGCCTCTTCTGGCTCCACCCAGTCATCTTCATGCCATTGTCAAGAATCCCCATAAATATCGCTTGGCACTTTAACTTTGTGTAGCAAGCAATCAAGCATATCAGTTTATGAACAGGTATCTTGTAGCAGAGACCCTTCAAAGCTCAAAgtgttttattgtcatatgcacagaggAAATAGTTTTCCTTAGATACAATGACAATCTTACACATATCTCACACAtatctaaaatattttaatgttaAAAATCCTTTTAAATTTGGATGACCATTGTTCATTTCAGAAAACAGTGTGAACTAAAATATGCTACCTTTCTTGATGTCATCATAGTATCAGAGCCTCTCGAGAACTTTCCCCTTTTTCATGCCAACCAGGAATGTGCTTCACCCATTAAAAGGCCTCCGAGTCCTTTGACGTGTTGCTTAAATTTGGTAAACAAATTAAACTTGCTACTTCACACCTTGATTCATGTAATTCCCTCCAAGTGGAAGTTTGTAAATGTCCCAGTATATGTCCCAGTATATGTCCCCGTATATGTCCCCGTATATGTCCCTGTAAATGCCCCCTTGTCAGATTCACACTGGGGGGATATGATGGCACCACCGGTCAGGTGGTCTTTTTATTGGCTGCAACAGTGTCAGGGAATGCACAGCCTTACTTCTCATATACATTAGTAATATTAGTGTGCATATACATGTCATTTTCCCCAGCTGTTCCATGTTCTCAGGATAAATCTAAAGGTGATCATGTTTCTCTATTGCTGCCCCCAGGCTCTGAACCAATCTTCCTCTCCGTGGACCAACAGCTGAAAATCTGAGAAACATTCCTGCGTGATAAGCAGCATTCTGTATGTTTGGTCTCACCTCGTCATGATtcattctgttttctttttcatgTCTTTATTCTGATCGGTCAGTCCTGGCATCGGCACGTTGAGGCTGTAGCCTACAGGTGCTCTGTAAACAAGAACTTGTGAAGCGAACAAACAACGTGCTTGCTGAGACTGCAATGCCACAGGTGGAGAGACGTCCTCTCCGAGCTCAAGGGTTCCCAGGTTGTTCTGGATATCATTGGGCGTCTGGTTCAGCAAGGACTAAGAGGCCATAGGCCCCTGGCAACAGAGGGTCTCCTGCTTGCCAGCTTGTATCACTGTCTGTCACTTCCTCTATATGAGCATTTTGGCTGGCACTAAGCATGTGTAGGTGGAGAGGTCCTATTGCGTTAGCCCTACCCCTATAGCAATCTAACACAGCCTTTCCCCAACACGCTTCCACACTTCACCATATTTTGTTGTTGCTGGTGTTTCTACAGAAATCTACTGTTAAACAAAAGAGGAGACACGGTAATGTCTTCAAGAGCCAAGTTTGTGTATCTTAACAGATTAGTTTGTGTGTATGACATGAACTTCAGGATGGCATCCTCAAACATATTTTGTTCCGTCATGAGGGGGCGTTGCTACAGCAGACTCAGCTGCAGTTAGGGCCTCTGAAATACTCGTTCTATTTTGATGCACCATCATTGGCCAGTGCTTCAACACAGAAGGCGTTAAAAAAAAGGCTTGAATCTTTGCTACCAAACTGACAGTTGCAAGTAGCACTGGCTATACCAAGCAGTCACACGGCACTTCCACCGAGAACACGAGTCCTGGCAGGGGAACGTGTTATGCCAGTCTCCTGGAAAGACACGAGCCGCCCTTGGGAAAATGCAGTCACGCTATACtgagggaggaggtgatgaaggaggggagagagagagagagagagagagagagagagagagtttccaTCTGTCTTCTATGCTAACACTGCTGGGGAAGGTCAGAGTTTTACGTGGGTGCTTGGATGACACTTTAGCTACTGGTGTGATGGGGCTGACAGCAGATGACCACACTGCCCTCCATGGTAacgtgaggaggaggagaaccgTAATCAGCATTGTGTAACACTGACATGAAGGGCAGAGTTTCTGCTTTCAACTTTTACTGAGGCATTAATAGAGAGCAGAATCTTAAACTGCAAATACGCAATAGAGGTTTGTGTTGTTTACAAAAAAACATTCTGTCAGGGGAGTTTCAAAACCATTAAAGCATTAGAAGTGTTTCTACTTCAACAAGTGTGAAATAACCACCGTCTTATAATGCCGTAGCGCCAGCTCACCACTCTGCATGTTAATCTATAAATAGGCCTGACACCTCTAGGCCCTATTGTTGCACTCAGcccacactcaacactacaGCTGGACGATACTGCAAAGAAACACAAACTGCAGTTTTGTTTTTGAAACAATATGAACGCAATATGAAATTCAAGAATTTTCAGCAGATGTTGTGAACAGCACTATTTGGAATGAATTCATCACTGGGGAGGTTTTGTAGGGGGTGTTCTTTTGTCAAGAAAATATAAGTGGTGATTTTTTTAAAAAGCTGAAAAAATTCCTTTTTACTCTGAAGTTCCTGTTTGTGGTTGATGTGCTTTCTGCAGCTGAAATGATTTCATACAACTGACATTGCTTTTAATTTAGCAACCAAGCTTTGCTTTTCTTGTTTTCTCCTGTATTTCATTTCAAGTTGTGGTTTTCAAGTTCTAGATCAAAAATGATTGTTATTGGTGGTTTGCCCTGCAGGCAGAATTATCATCACTCACAACAAACGCAGTGTATCCAAGAATGCTAAAATCTGAGTAAATATTACACAGCAGCAAAGAATATTGCACATGCACGTATCGTAATGATGTTGATACGATATATTGTGCAACCCCTGCCCGGGGTAGTGCTAGCAGGGTAGTGCAGACCAGAGAGTTACACCAGGAGCCTGAGCACGAGCCAAAATGCACCGAAGACTCGAAAGGGAATCCATCCCTGGGGCAGCAGACCAAAGGTGCCAGTGTCAATAATTCACCTGCAGTCAAGCAGAAAGGGCCAAGGAAGATCGAACCTGCAGCTTTACAGACGAAACCCAACCTGGGCAGGGCCCAGAGCTGGCCTGCAAGGCACTCAGCCCCTCATGGCAGAGGGCACGGACGGCTGCAGACACAACCAGCAGAGCACATCgcgagggggagggaggagccTGCCAGGCACAGGGGCGGGGCCATCCTggtgcaggggcggagccagcgcCCGCTCCTCATCACAGGGAgccacaaatccacacacacccggggagacgcagacacacacccagagacacgcacgacacacacacacacacacgcagggagatgcagacacacacccccaaagGAATCACAGACTCCATGTATGCCTGGTGTCCCCTCGATCAAGTAATTCAGACATTGGTccgat from Brachyhypopomus gauderio isolate BG-103 chromosome 12, BGAUD_0.2, whole genome shotgun sequence includes the following:
- the gramd2aa gene encoding GRAM domain-containing protein 2A isoform X1 — its product is MPAHVRGELDCRGGEDGLCLRAKTMNESQGRCKDGGFITLQDMSEHPREEDQLSLPHYRVQLIDDLSYEDIKKCYRGSTVNKYNSQYHKIFQNVPTDELLMKVYSCALLRDILLQGRLYISRNWLCFYTNLFGKDFKVAIPVVSVRLVKKHRTAGLVPNGLAITTDTSQKYVFVSLLSRDSVYDVLRRICTHLQVNGKKSLSFKQYIEEPSCLALDGYPVPDEYPVAVDGFAPVLKWRAPPTAAVSSSLPDLLGNSSNSLSAIEVPFKPAKPLEDSSLEASKILLAEPVPELGQLEQHLLKFFILLIILLILSSCYLAFRVCSLEQQLSFLNSNTALPVRER
- the gramd2aa gene encoding GRAM domain-containing protein 2A isoform X5; this encodes MTRVQLIDDLSYEDIKKCYRGSTVNKYNSQYHKIFQNVPTDELLMKVYSCALLRDILLQGRLYISRNWLCFYTNLFGKDFKVAIPVVSVRLVKKHRTAGLVPNGLAITTDTSQKYVFVSLLSRDSVYDVLRRICTHLQVNGKKSLSFKQYIEEPSCLALDGYPVPDEYPVAVDGFAPVLKWRAPPTAAVSSSLPDLLGNSSNSLSAIEVPFKPAKPLEDSSLEASKILLAEPVPELGQLEQHLLKFFILLIILLILSSCYLAFRVCSLEQQLSFLNSNTALPVRER
- the gramd2aa gene encoding GRAM domain-containing protein 2A isoform X4, which translates into the protein MKMMVQLIDDLSYEDIKKCYRGSTVNKYNSQYHKIFQNVPTDELLMKVYSCALLRDILLQGRLYISRNWLCFYTNLFGKDFKVAIPVVSVRLVKKHRTAGLVPNGLAITTDTSQKYVFVSLLSRDSVYDVLRRICTHLQVNGKKSLSFKQYIEEPSCLALDGYPVPDEYPVAVDGFAPVLKWRAPPTAAVSSSLPDLLGNSSNSLSAIEVPFKPAKPLEDSSLEASKILLAEPVPELGQLEQHLLKFFILLIILLILSSCYLAFRVCSLEQQLSFLNSNTALPVRER
- the gramd2aa gene encoding GRAM domain-containing protein 2A isoform X3 produces the protein MPAHVRGELDCRGGEDGLCLRVQLIDDLSYEDIKKCYRGSTVNKYNSQYHKIFQNVPTDELLMKVYSCALLRDILLQGRLYISRNWLCFYTNLFGKDFKVAIPVVSVRLVKKHRTAGLVPNGLAITTDTSQKYVFVSLLSRDSVYDVLRRICTHLQVNGKKSLSFKQYIEEPSCLALDGYPVPDEYPVAVDGFAPVLKWRAPPTAAVSSSLPDLLGNSSNSLSAIEVPFKPAKPLEDSSLEASKILLAEPVPELGQLEQHLLKFFILLIILLILSSCYLAFRVCSLEQQLSFLNSNTALPVRER
- the gramd2aa gene encoding GRAM domain-containing protein 2A isoform X2: MNESQGRCKDGGFITLQDMSEHPREEDQLSLPHYRVQLIDDLSYEDIKKCYRGSTVNKYNSQYHKIFQNVPTDELLMKVYSCALLRDILLQGRLYISRNWLCFYTNLFGKDFKVAIPVVSVRLVKKHRTAGLVPNGLAITTDTSQKYVFVSLLSRDSVYDVLRRICTHLQVNGKKSLSFKQYIEEPSCLALDGYPVPDEYPVAVDGFAPVLKWRAPPTAAVSSSLPDLLGNSSNSLSAIEVPFKPAKPLEDSSLEASKILLAEPVPELGQLEQHLLKFFILLIILLILSSCYLAFRVCSLEQQLSFLNSNTALPVRER